Part of the Lathamus discolor isolate bLatDis1 unplaced genomic scaffold, bLatDis1.hap1 Scaffold_77, whole genome shotgun sequence genome is shown below.
agcacccatcagACCAGAGCGGGCGCGGGTGGGTGCCAACAGCTCCTGCAGCCGCTCCTGCAGGCGGTCGGCCCGTCGCcgctccagctgcagctgccgCTTCAGGTCCTTCAGCTGGGGACAAGGGGGAGGACACGGAAGGGTCAGGGCCCTGTGTAGGAGCCTGGGCTCTGGGTGCCCCCCACCCTTCGGGGGTCCCTCACCGCGGCACTGCCCTTCTTCTCCAGGATGCGCTGCCCGTCCCGGACATCCTTCAGCTCCTGGGGTGATAAGGAGGGTCAAGGGGGGTTAGGGGGTCCCAGAGAGCGTCTGGGGGTGCTGAAAGGTCACTGGGGGGGTAGGGGGTGTCTGGGGGGGTTTCGGGGTACCTGGCGCAGCGCTTGGCCCTCGGCCTCCTGCAGCTCCCGTTGCCGCTCGGCATCCCCCAGTGCCACCTGCAGCTCCCCCACACGGCCCTGGCAATGGGGGGGGTGCGTCACTGTGGCACCTATAGGGTCTATACAACTCTACAGCGCCATAGCAGAGAGGGTGGGGGCCCCGGAACATCCCTATCGTGCTCCCTTAGAGCTCTAGGTGCCATACAACACCCTAAGACTGATACAAGTCGACAGGATCCTGCAGCATTACAGGGTCCCTACATCATCTATGCCCTCCACAAACACCTGTATgggccctatagataccctacaCCCACCCTGCCCCACACACAATACATAATAACACCTGCAGCTTTGAGACAGCCACACAGAGCCCCCTACACTCCTCTGTTCCCTACAGTACCCGAAGGACCTTCTGGAGTTATAGGGATCCTGATGATCTCTGCAGCACCCCACAGTCACTGTAATGATGTGGGGGTGCCCACAGCTCTATACGGGTACCCAGAGACCCTCCGGGgcacccctatagccccccccccccccatcacctccAGCTCAACCCGGcgctgctcagctgctgcctgctcttgcTCCTGCCGCTCAAGCTGCTCCTGTGGGAAGAGGGCAGTGGGGCCGGTATGGGCACCCGGCatgggggggggcagagggaaCAGGGAGACGCTGGGGGGGGTGGTCCCTGACCTGCATCTGCCGCCGCCGATGCTCGCTCTCCCTCCAGGTGGCCTCAGCCTCGCTCAGGCGCTGCCGCAGCCCCTCCCGCTCCTTCGCACATGCCTGCAGGACACGTGTGCATATGTACACATACATGTATGTTCATGTACATATCtacacatatatgtacatacatgtaCGTTCATTTCCACACCTATAGCTACACGTATATTCGTGTGCATATCTACATCTACGTATACATACGCGTATATTTGTCTGCATACTTACACCTCCATGTATGTCCATGTACATATGTGTACATACctacacatacatgcacataaaTGTAACTCGTGTGCACACCTACGCCTACATATACGTACACATACACTTGTGTCCATACctacatatgcatatacatacatgtacGCTCGTGTCCATatctatatacacatatacatacacgtacatacacatacatatgcgcacatacacatacacacccaTGCAGCCATGTACACATGTGCACCCAGTGTGTGCTCCAAACCAAGCCATAAAGACCCCAAACCACCCTCCAGGGACCCCAAATTGCCCATAGGGACCACAAATCACCCATAGGAAACCCAAACCCCCCCAGCCCTACCTGGAGTTGGCTGTCGAGGGTATCGCGCTGTGCCTGAGCCTCCTGCAGGTCCCGAGCCAGGGCTCCGCTTCGCTCCCGCAgccccacctcctcctgccGCCCCACACAGCACTCTATAGGCCCCTATAGGGCCCGGCAGAGCAGCCCAGAGCCATATGGGGCTGTACAGAGATGCTCCAGGCTGCCCTGGGACCACCAGCTACTATATAGGGCTGGAGACACCCTACAGATCCCCTATGGAGCTGGTCCAGAACGCCCCCTGCACACCAACATGCTCCCCAGGACCCCCCTATAACATAGGGCAGCCACTGgagcccccccagcacccactgggTGCCCCCACCTTAGTTGcggcctccagctcctgctgcagccgcTGGATCCGGGTCTGGAGCTCCCGGAATTCCTCATCCCTCTGAGCCCgaagcttctccagctccagcctgggAGGCAAAACGGGGGGTCCAGGCGTTGGGGGGGTCCCAGTGTCCCGAATGGGGTCCCCATTGGGGTCACTCACTGCTGATCCCTGAGCAATGTCTCCTTTTCCGCTTCCAACTGGAGTGAACtgggagggaaaagagagggaaataGGGAACGGAAGCAGGAAAAGCCTATGGGGGGGGGCCTGGGGGGAGCAAGGATGTGCTCCCAGCGATGGGATCCCGGGATCTCACCTATTCTCTTGTTTCCGCAGCTTCTCCATCAGCTGAGAATGGGGATACAAGAATCACTACTGGGGGTGGAATCACAACCCTCAAGCCCCACCCCCCCAAGAGTTTCCACCAATCCCTGTGGGACACTGAACCCTCCCCAATCCCTACAGGACCGCCCCAGACTCCCTGGGGGGCGGCAGCACTCACCTCGgccacctctgcctgcagctgggccacctctgcctgcagcaagaGACCCCCCCGAGAGGTGTGTGTCCCGCAACAGACCCCCCATAaaccccacagacccccatacACTCTCCCCAATGTacctggggtgctgggggaggagCATCAGACCCAGTCCCCTCTTCAGCTGATGGTGCCTCCTTGGGGGGGTTCAGGGGGGCTGCAAGGAGAGGGTCAGCCCCATAACCCCTCTATAGGGCCCCAGAAACCCCCTTCCAAGTACTCCTTATGGGGGGGcagccccaaacccccccaaGTGCCCCCTCACCATCTGTATGGGCCAAAGGGGCTCCATTATCACCAGTGGCCCCATCCTGGGGAGGGTCCCGGGGGGGTCCTGGGGCTCCCCCCTCCTGCAGCCGCCGGTTCTCCTGCTCCAGGCCCTCGATCTGTGCACAGAGCTGAGACCCCCCCTAGGGTGAGGCCAAAGTGGGAGACCCAGGGAGGTATGGGGGGGCTGTAGGGTGTATGGGGGGGGCTATGGGTTACTCAGGGTGTCTATGGGGTTAACACTGGGAGGCATTCGGGACCTAAGGTGGCACTGGGAGGCTCAGGGAGACATtaggagggggtgggggggtacTGGGTGCTGGCACCCACCTTGGCCAGCTCCCGCAGGAGGGTGCTGTTCTGCAGCCGGAAATCAtcctcctggctctgcagcttcCCCTGCAGCATCCGTGTCTCGCCCAGCAGCGCTTCCACCTCCTGAGGGGCACAATGGCACCCATAGGCACCCCCAGCGCCCACGgacacccccagcaccccccgaCACCCCCAACACCCACCTGCGCCTTCTTGCTCTTACTGAGGGCCTACGAGACAAACCGGGGGGGGTCACACCGGGCCCGGAGGGGTCACACCGGGGCCGGTGGCCTCGAGGACCCGCCAGGGGCCGCTCTCACCTTGTTGGCCTTGGCCAGGTCCCGGTCCAGCGCCTGCACCCGCTGCCGCAGCGCCGACAGCTCTGGGGGGGACACGGACACGAGCGGGCCTTGAGCGGCAGCGCCGGGACCCCCGTCCCCTCCCGGTACCGCCCCCCCCCGGTACCGGCGCCGTTCTTGCGCAGCTCGTCCGAGAGGCGGTAGTTCTCACTccggagctgcagcagctgctcctgccGGAGACGGGACGCGACGGGCCGGGGTGAGCGACGGCGGCGGGACCCGAGCGCGACCCGAACGAAGCCCGAGCGTGACGCAATCCGGACCCGAGCGGGACCCGAACCGGACCCGAACCGGACCCGAGCGCGGCCGAGGCTTCACCTGCATCCGCTGAAACTCCTCGTCCGACAGCGCCTGCGCCATCTTGGCGCGCGGACGGCGCCGTCGGGGGCCGCCCCCTCCCCTTCCGGCGGCGCGGAAATGGCGTAATGACGGCGCCATGGAGCTCGGGGTGGAGCGGGCATG
Proteins encoded:
- the GRIPAP1 gene encoding GRIP1-associated protein 1 isoform X3, whose product is MMSHARSTPSSMAPSLRHFRAAGRGGGGPRRRRPRAKMAQALSDEEFQRMQEQLLQLRSENYRLSDELRKNGAELSALRQRVQALDRDLAKANKALSKSKKAQEVEALLGETRMLQGKLQSQEDDFRLQNSTLLRELAKLCAQIEGLEQENRRLQEGGAPGPPRDPPQDGATGDNGAPLAHTDAPLNPPKEAPSAEEGTGSDAPPPAPQLMEKLRKQENSSLQLEAEKETLLRDQQLELEKLRAQRDEEFRELQTRIQRLQQELEAATKGPIECCVGRQEEVGLRERSGALARDLQEAQAQRDTLDSQLQACAKEREGLRQRLSEAEATWRESEHRRRQMQEQLERQEQEQAAAEQRRVELEGRVGELQVALGDAERQRELQEAEGQALRQELKDVRDGQRILEKKGSAALKDLKRQLQLERRRADRLQERLQELLAPTRARSGLEELGLEGGSPGRGPGGDSSSLSSLGRDGSAPGSTKSGSGSPGGGSGGGGVPGGGGLSPAEVAELFQRLAQSQQERWLLEEKVRHLEVSSASMAEDLCRKSAIIQSFVRDSRLEAAGPAGPARRGAGPGEEGLREMNKKLQNMLEEQLTKNLHLGQDLEALSQELARLSKERAAPPGAP
- the GRIPAP1 gene encoding GRIP1-associated protein 1 isoform X1, with amino-acid sequence MMSHARSTPSSMAPSLRHFRAAGRGGGGPRRRRPRAKMAQALSDEEFQRMQEQLLQLRSENYRLSDELRKNGAELSALRQRVQALDRDLAKANKALSKSKKAQEVEALLGETRMLQGKLQSQEDDFRLQNSTLLRELAKLCAQIEGLEQENRRLQEGGAPGPPRDPPQDGATGDNGAPLAHTDAPLNPPKEAPSAEEGTGSDAPPPAPQAEVAQLQAEVAELMEKLRKQENSSLQLEAEKETLLRDQQLELEKLRAQRDEEFRELQTRIQRLQQELEAATKGPIECCVGRQEEVGLRERSGALARDLQEAQAQRDTLDSQLQACAKEREGLRQRLSEAEATWRESEHRRRQMQEQLERQEQEQAAAEQRRVELEGRVGELQVALGDAERQRELQEAEGQALRQELKDVRDGQRILEKKGSAALKDLKRQLQLERRRADRLQERLQELLAPTRARSGLEELGLEGGSPGRGPGGDSSSLSSLGRDGSAPGSTKSGSGSPGGGSGGGGVPGGGGLSPAEVAELFQRLAQSQQERWLLEEKVRHLEVSSASMAEDLCRKSAIIQSFVRDSRLEAAGPAGPARRGAGPGEEGLREMNKKLQNMLEEQLTKNLHLGQDLEALSQELARLSKERAAPPGAP
- the GRIPAP1 gene encoding GRIP1-associated protein 1 isoform X2 translates to MMSHARSTPSSMAPSLRHFRAAGRGGGGPRRRRPRAKMAQALSDEEFQRMQEQLLQLRSENYRLSDELRKNGAELSALRQRVQALDRDLAKANKALSKSKKAQEVEALLGETRMLQGKLQSQEDDFRLQNSTLLRELAKLCAQIEGLEQENRRLQEGGAPGPPRDPPQDGATGDNGAPLAHTDAPLNPPKEAPSAEEGTGSDAPPPAPQAEVAQLQAEVAELMEKLRKQENSSLQLEAEKETLLRDQQLELEKLRAQRDEEFRELQTRIQRLQQELEAATKEEVGLRERSGALARDLQEAQAQRDTLDSQLQACAKEREGLRQRLSEAEATWRESEHRRRQMQEQLERQEQEQAAAEQRRVELEGRVGELQVALGDAERQRELQEAEGQALRQELKDVRDGQRILEKKGSAALKDLKRQLQLERRRADRLQERLQELLAPTRARSGLEELGLEGGSPGRGPGGDSSSLSSLGRDGSAPGSTKSGSGSPGGGSGGGGVPGGGGLSPAEVAELFQRLAQSQQERWLLEEKVRHLEVSSASMAEDLCRKSAIIQSFVRDSRLEAAGPAGPARRGAGPGEEGLREMNKKLQNMLEEQLTKNLHLGQDLEALSQELARLSKERAAPPGAP
- the GRIPAP1 gene encoding GRIP1-associated protein 1 isoform X4; translation: MMSHARSTPSSMAPSLRHFRAAGRGGGGPRRRRPRAKMAQALSDEEFQRMQEQLLQLRSENYRLSDELRKNGAELSALRQRVQALDRDLAKANKALSKSKKAQEVEALLGETRMLQGKLQSQEDDFRLQNSTLLRELAKLCAQIEGLEQENRRLQEGGAPGPPRDPPQDGATGDNGAPLAHTDAPLNPPKEAPSAEEGTGSDAPPPAPQAEVAQLQAEVAELMEKLRKQENSSLQLEAEKETLLRDQQLELEKLRAQRDEEFRELQTRIQRLQQELEAATKGPIECCVGRQEEVGLRERSGALARDLQEAQAQRDTLDSQLQACAKEREGLRQRLSEAEATWRESEHRRRQMQEQLERQEQEQAAAEQRRVELEGRVGELQVALGDAERQRELQEAEGQALRQELKDVRDGQRILEKKGSAALKDLKRQLQLERRRADRLQERLQELLAPTRARSVGLRQPWGRQWWRGGSRRGGPVPCGGGGAVPAPGPEPAGALAAGGEGPSPGGEQRLHGGGSVPQERHHPKLRA